In Archangium violaceum, the following are encoded in one genomic region:
- a CDS encoding di-heme oxidoredictase family protein: MAVALLITSLWAGEGVAATYGVQSSGSSAIFYVDTTSWADIHYTLNNGGQLNVRMTVVNGRNQYTVSNLVSGNTIDYNFTYWDVSCNCARDTPAARYTHGSTSTDAGTDAGTDAGTSIDAGTDAGTDAGTSIDAGTANVVPLFNSGTPLEPALVENTSQALITRVGERVRDRHARESQFQAYDHFLSLYFANRTYSIEIVDQVAKGGNQIIVNLHTVYPHDGTNFRAFFRGINTVAEYWHNGTFSRVNDNLYTASVNYNAKEGRAIKIGDRMEIEVGVFLKQPVEGRFNYYSRAWLYMVGSGGIVPFEGVGTLMDSYPMPEAGWSGGRTTLNQPFSNEPAERFMQMALNMAPVNAQPFVEGRRIHHTDFGNGSHSESGNPIFTEQVNKLGPNYIARSCVACHKNNGRGLPPTTTNTTLNNMVVKVGRVNGTTVTADPQLGAKLQPFSTSGTPEADVRISGWTTTSGQFGDGTAYQLRKPTYSFLNVIPTHYSARGTPQLVGLGLLEAISESAVMALADPNDSNGDGISGRARTVTDPQTGETRLGRFGWKAGLARLRHQVADAFNGDLGVTTSVYKTLDCGTSQAGCSGSSTELSDQDLDKIVRYIALLGVPARRDLSDAQALRGETLFQSAGCASCHKATLTTSPYHPNAELRGQTIHPYTDLLLHDMGTGLADNLPEGNASGSEWRTPPLWGIGLTAGVSGGEAYLHDGRARTLSEAILWHGGEAESSKQAFAKMPAADRDALIRFLKSL; this comes from the coding sequence ACGGTGAGCAATCTGGTCAGTGGCAACACCATTGATTACAACTTCACCTACTGGGACGTCTCCTGTAACTGCGCTCGCGACACGCCCGCGGCCCGTTACACGCACGGCAGCACCTCCACGGATGCTGGCACCGACGCGGGGACCGACGCAGGCACCTCGATCGATGCGGGCACCGACGCGGGAACCGATGCGGGCACCTCCATCGATGCGGGCACCGCCAACGTCGTGCCCCTCTTCAACAGCGGCACGCCGCTGGAGCCGGCCCTGGTGGAGAATACGTCCCAGGCGCTGATCACCCGCGTCGGTGAGCGGGTGCGCGACCGCCACGCCCGTGAGAGCCAATTCCAGGCGTACGATCACTTCCTCTCGCTGTATTTCGCGAACCGCACCTACTCCATCGAGATCGTGGACCAGGTCGCCAAGGGCGGCAACCAGATCATCGTCAATCTCCACACCGTCTACCCGCACGACGGCACGAACTTCCGCGCCTTCTTCCGGGGCATCAACACGGTGGCCGAGTACTGGCACAACGGCACCTTCAGCCGCGTGAATGACAACCTCTACACCGCCAGCGTCAACTACAACGCCAAGGAAGGCCGGGCGATCAAGATTGGCGATCGCATGGAGATCGAGGTCGGCGTCTTCCTCAAGCAGCCGGTGGAAGGCCGCTTCAACTACTACTCCCGTGCCTGGCTGTACATGGTGGGCAGCGGCGGCATCGTGCCGTTCGAGGGCGTCGGTACCCTGATGGACTCCTACCCGATGCCGGAGGCCGGGTGGAGCGGTGGCCGGACCACGCTGAACCAGCCGTTCTCGAACGAGCCGGCCGAGCGCTTCATGCAGATGGCGTTGAACATGGCGCCCGTGAACGCGCAGCCCTTCGTCGAGGGCCGGCGCATCCACCACACCGACTTCGGCAATGGCAGCCATTCCGAGTCGGGCAACCCCATCTTCACCGAGCAGGTGAACAAGCTGGGACCGAACTACATCGCGCGCTCCTGTGTCGCCTGCCACAAGAACAACGGCCGGGGCCTGCCGCCCACCACCACCAACACCACGTTGAACAACATGGTGGTCAAGGTGGGACGGGTCAACGGCACCACGGTCACCGCGGATCCGCAGCTCGGCGCCAAGCTGCAGCCGTTCAGCACCAGCGGGACCCCCGAGGCGGACGTGCGCATCTCCGGATGGACCACGACCAGCGGCCAGTTCGGCGACGGCACGGCCTACCAGCTGCGCAAGCCGACCTACAGCTTCCTCAACGTCATCCCCACCCACTACTCGGCGCGCGGCACCCCTCAGCTGGTGGGTCTGGGCCTTTTGGAGGCCATTTCTGAAAGCGCTGTCATGGCCCTGGCCGACCCGAACGACAGCAACGGGGACGGCATCTCCGGGCGCGCGCGGACCGTGACGGATCCCCAGACGGGCGAGACCCGCCTGGGCCGCTTCGGTTGGAAGGCGGGCCTGGCGCGTCTGCGGCACCAGGTCGCCGATGCCTTCAACGGCGACCTGGGCGTCACGACCTCCGTCTACAAGACCCTGGACTGTGGCACCTCGCAGGCCGGCTGCTCGGGCTCCAGCACGGAGCTGAGCGATCAGGACCTCGACAAGATCGTCCGGTACATCGCCCTGCTGGGTGTCCCGGCCCGCCGCGATCTGAGCGACGCCCAGGCCCTGCGCGGTGAGACCCTCTTCCAGAGCGCGGGGTGCGCCAGCTGCCACAAGGCCACCCTGACCACCAGCCCCTATCACCCCAACGCGGAGCTGCGCGGCCAGACAATCCACCCCTACACCGACCTGCTGCTGCATGACATGGGCACGGGCCTGGCCGACAACCTCCCGGAGGGCAACGCCTCGGGTTCGGAGTGGCGCACCCCGCCGCTGTGGGGCATCGGCCTGACGGCCGGCGTCAGCGGCGGCGAGGCCTACCTGCATGACGGCCGCGCGCGCACCCTGTCCGAGGCCATCCTCTGGCACGGGGGCGAGGCGGAGTCGTCCAAGCAGGCCTTCGCCAAGATGCCCGCCGCCGACCGGGATGCCTTGATCCGGTTCCTGAAGTCCCTCTGA
- a CDS encoding PD40 domain-containing protein: MVALAVTGLTACDPPEPDDPDSGTPATQVDAGQSGGGDGGTDGGDTDPGTADAGDAGGVGTPDAGDAGGAGTPDAGDAGPGGSDGGAPDGGRCEPASAELCNGIDDDCDGEVDEGFALGTSCDGPDSDRCMEGKVVCGANGGTVCSDTTADSVELCNLSDDDCDGEVDEGFHVGESCDGKDSDLCAEGELVCNASGGVVCSDVTSNTVERCNGEDDDCDGKVDEDFDLRTDPAHCGRCDKSCGASETCSNGSCVPPSEQACGNGNDDDGDGYTDCVDPDCESRACGTGCICEGNARTESVCDDQLDNDGDGRLDCSDPDCDGPSCATLSSITLSPGDVQLVIQGSTRAVQAFTVTGTYSDGHTEDVTAQAAFSVDDTRLGLFSGATFTSGTSVGGTSNVRARVGALSVSTPITVKLEQRILDPISASLPPQPELRFDGAVDAARKPQLLHPNSGVMIPPNLGQMEIHFLPGADSNTLFELSFRNGITDVRVYLRCYVPSGFSLPTGVSRGCIYTLTEEVWRFVAESNRGGQPVELVLRGTGDLLTGPVGVSDPIALQISRSTVEGALYYFTTANNMAIVRQDFVGNDSTYATSVLRASNIEGSSVTCVGCHSVSRDGKRMVAGVNGQNDGRIALADLSTLTSTTRLPLAQGGTQLSTFESWNPEGSRFVGVYGDTNATRFNLMLFDGSTGALLQEIANTGTSANPASHPDWSADGKTIAFTSVGIKQTLQRFFKGSIQLVSEQPGGGWSEPMTVVPSQSGKNRYAPAIAPDSSFLVYNESSCPSGSGESHMNCNSESDPSARMWVARLHASAAPVELARANAPGVMDGSTVDLTNGYPRWYPNVTRGSVGSDRLMWVTFASSRMYGLRRPPGSIGENLKGVLLWMAAVDPDKLAAGEDPSFAAFPVPMQNLSASSHLPQWVSYRVSNGCSTVGEACGASEGSCCNGTQCVQRDSDPPLPCDVSGACVCLAIPQ, from the coding sequence ATGGTGGCACTCGCGGTCACCGGCCTCACCGCCTGCGATCCCCCGGAGCCGGATGATCCGGACTCCGGAACGCCTGCCACCCAGGTTGACGCCGGCCAGTCCGGCGGGGGCGATGGCGGGACCGACGGTGGTGACACGGACCCGGGCACCGCGGACGCGGGTGACGCCGGGGGAGTGGGCACTCCAGATGCGGGTGACGCCGGAGGAGCAGGCACGCCGGACGCGGGTGACGCCGGGCCGGGAGGCTCCGATGGAGGAGCCCCGGATGGAGGCCGCTGCGAGCCCGCCTCGGCCGAGCTGTGCAATGGCATCGACGATGACTGCGATGGCGAGGTGGACGAGGGCTTCGCGCTCGGGACCTCCTGCGATGGACCGGACAGCGACCGCTGCATGGAGGGGAAGGTGGTGTGTGGCGCCAATGGCGGCACGGTCTGTAGCGATACCACCGCGGATTCGGTGGAACTGTGCAACCTGAGCGACGACGACTGTGATGGAGAGGTGGACGAGGGCTTCCACGTTGGCGAGTCCTGCGATGGCAAGGACTCGGACCTGTGCGCCGAGGGCGAGCTCGTCTGCAACGCCTCGGGTGGAGTGGTGTGCAGCGATGTCACCAGCAACACCGTGGAGCGTTGCAACGGTGAGGATGACGACTGCGACGGCAAGGTGGACGAGGACTTCGACCTGCGGACGGACCCGGCTCACTGCGGCAGGTGTGACAAGTCCTGCGGAGCGTCGGAGACGTGCTCCAACGGTTCCTGTGTGCCACCCTCGGAGCAGGCCTGTGGCAACGGCAACGATGACGATGGTGATGGATACACGGACTGCGTGGACCCTGATTGCGAGAGTCGCGCGTGCGGCACGGGTTGCATCTGCGAGGGCAACGCCAGGACCGAGTCCGTGTGCGACGACCAGCTGGACAACGATGGAGATGGGCGTCTCGACTGCTCCGACCCGGACTGCGACGGCCCGTCGTGCGCGACCCTGAGCTCGATCACGCTCTCGCCCGGCGATGTCCAGCTCGTCATCCAGGGGAGCACGAGGGCCGTCCAGGCGTTCACCGTCACGGGGACCTATTCGGATGGGCACACCGAGGACGTGACGGCTCAGGCGGCCTTCAGCGTCGATGACACGCGGCTGGGCCTCTTCTCGGGGGCCACCTTCACCTCGGGTACCTCGGTGGGTGGCACCAGCAACGTACGCGCCCGGGTAGGGGCCCTGTCCGTCTCCACTCCCATCACGGTGAAGCTCGAGCAGCGGATCCTGGATCCCATCTCCGCCTCCCTGCCTCCGCAGCCGGAGCTGCGGTTCGACGGAGCGGTGGACGCCGCGCGCAAGCCCCAGCTCCTCCATCCCAACAGCGGAGTCATGATCCCACCCAACCTGGGGCAGATGGAGATCCACTTCCTGCCGGGGGCCGACTCCAACACCCTGTTCGAGCTGTCCTTCCGCAACGGCATCACCGACGTGCGCGTCTACCTGCGGTGCTACGTGCCGAGCGGCTTCTCGTTGCCCACAGGCGTGAGCCGTGGCTGCATCTACACGCTCACCGAGGAGGTCTGGCGGTTCGTGGCCGAGAGCAACCGCGGTGGCCAGCCCGTGGAGCTCGTCCTGCGCGGGACGGGCGATCTGCTCACCGGCCCGGTGGGCGTCTCCGACCCCATCGCCCTCCAGATCTCCCGTTCCACGGTGGAGGGTGCGCTCTACTACTTCACGACCGCCAACAACATGGCCATCGTGCGCCAGGACTTCGTCGGGAACGATTCGACGTACGCCACTTCCGTGTTGAGAGCGAGCAACATCGAGGGTTCCAGCGTGACCTGCGTGGGCTGCCACTCGGTGAGCCGCGATGGCAAGAGGATGGTGGCCGGGGTCAACGGACAGAATGATGGGCGGATCGCCCTGGCGGATCTGTCCACCCTCACCTCCACGACCCGGCTCCCCCTCGCGCAGGGCGGCACGCAGCTGAGCACCTTCGAGTCCTGGAACCCGGAGGGCAGCAGGTTCGTCGGCGTCTACGGAGACACGAACGCCACGCGTTTCAACCTGATGCTCTTCGACGGGAGCACCGGTGCTCTCCTGCAAGAGATCGCCAACACCGGCACGTCGGCCAATCCCGCCAGCCATCCGGATTGGAGCGCGGACGGGAAGACGATCGCCTTCACGTCCGTTGGCATCAAGCAGACGCTTCAGCGCTTCTTCAAGGGTTCCATCCAGCTGGTGTCGGAGCAGCCGGGTGGCGGCTGGAGCGAGCCGATGACCGTGGTTCCGTCGCAGAGCGGGAAGAACCGCTATGCCCCGGCCATCGCGCCCGACTCGTCCTTCCTCGTCTACAACGAGTCCTCCTGCCCCAGCGGCTCGGGTGAGTCGCACATGAACTGCAACTCGGAGAGCGATCCCTCCGCGAGGATGTGGGTGGCGCGGCTGCACGCCAGCGCGGCCCCCGTGGAGCTGGCGCGCGCCAACGCGCCTGGCGTCATGGACGGAAGCACGGTGGACCTGACCAACGGTTACCCGAGGTGGTATCCCAACGTGACGAGAGGCTCGGTGGGCAGTGACCGGTTGATGTGGGTGACGTTCGCCTCCTCCCGCATGTATGGCCTGCGCAGACCCCCCGGGAGCATCGGTGAGAACCTCAAGGGGGTCTTGCTGTGGATGGCGGCGGTGGACCCGGACAAGCTGGCGGCGGGGGAGGATCCTTCCTTCGCGGCCTTCCCGGTGCCCATGCAGAACCTCTCCGCCTCCAGTCACCTCCCTCAGTGGGTGTCGTACCGCGTGAGCAACGGCTGCTCCACGGTGGGTGAGGCGTGTGGTGCGTCCGAAGGCAGTTGCTGCAATGGGACGCAATGCGTGCAGCGCGACAGTGACCCGCCGCTGCCCTGCGATGTGTCCGGCGCCTGCGTGTGCCTGGCCATCCCCCAGTGA